The following are encoded in a window of Brevibacillus ruminantium genomic DNA:
- a CDS encoding ABC transporter permease encodes MEAIKQLSKSLVQPLLAVVIGLLTGAIFIAAVGESILGTYQEMWKGAFGSFYFLTSTLARATPIMLIALGLSLAFRAGVFNLGAEGQMVCGAISATLVALYLPAPGLVKMLAALVTGVLAGGLWSLFAGYLEAKFRIQLLISSLLLNYVAVLFASYLVSDPFQDKTGSAAMPQTPMLEKSVWLPKLFPGMSVHAGFLFALAAALLIFFVIRFTAFGYEVKMLGQNPFFSRYGGVNRVRVMLTSMFLSGGLAGLAGTVEVLGSHYRYVEGALTVPNFAWTGLMATLLANSHPIGVIFTSLLLAALQTGAMGVERNTEVPLELASVIQAVLILFISAKFTYSWWKNRKSKRRESQHGRAA; translated from the coding sequence ATGGAAGCAATCAAGCAGCTATCTAAGTCGCTGGTGCAACCGCTGTTGGCTGTCGTCATCGGCTTGTTGACAGGAGCGATTTTCATCGCCGCTGTTGGCGAATCGATTCTCGGCACCTATCAGGAGATGTGGAAGGGCGCTTTTGGCAGCTTTTACTTCCTCACCTCGACGTTGGCCCGGGCCACACCGATCATGCTGATCGCACTTGGCCTCTCGCTTGCTTTTCGGGCCGGTGTGTTCAATCTGGGAGCGGAAGGGCAAATGGTGTGCGGAGCGATTAGCGCTACATTGGTCGCCCTTTACCTGCCCGCCCCCGGCTTGGTGAAAATGCTTGCCGCACTGGTGACAGGTGTATTGGCCGGCGGGCTCTGGTCGCTTTTTGCCGGTTATCTGGAAGCGAAGTTTCGGATTCAGTTACTCATATCCTCTCTGCTGCTCAACTACGTGGCTGTCCTATTTGCCAGCTACCTGGTAAGCGACCCGTTTCAGGATAAAACCGGTTCGGCGGCAATGCCGCAGACACCGATGCTGGAGAAAAGCGTCTGGCTGCCCAAGCTATTTCCAGGGATGAGTGTCCACGCAGGCTTCCTGTTTGCACTGGCAGCAGCCCTGTTGATCTTTTTTGTCATCCGGTTCACGGCATTTGGCTACGAAGTGAAAATGCTGGGGCAAAATCCGTTCTTTTCCCGGTACGGCGGGGTTAACCGAGTGCGTGTGATGCTGACCAGCATGTTTTTGAGCGGCGGTCTCGCTGGTCTTGCCGGCACAGTAGAAGTCTTGGGCTCGCATTACCGTTATGTAGAAGGAGCGCTGACGGTTCCCAACTTTGCATGGACGGGCTTGATGGCTACGCTCTTGGCCAATTCTCATCCGATTGGCGTGATCTTTACTTCGCTGCTTCTGGCTGCGCTGCAGACGGGGGCGATGGGTGTGGAGCGAAATACGGAGGTGCCGCTGGAGCTGGCCAGTGTGATACAGGCGGTATTGATATTGTTTATCTCTGCGAAATTTACGTACAGCTGGTGGAAAAATCGCAAGAGCAAGAGGAGGGAGTCACAACATGGGAGAGCTGCTTGA
- a CDS encoding copper amine oxidase N-terminal domain-containing protein — MKRFVSGFIIGAILFGSMQVSGAIGKVIEVSYSINDVKVNQVSVHSAQKPFLYNGTAYVPLRFVSEYLGYSVKWDEESNVIHIDQKVTEAHTTADKIVETLKANKISLLPPKSKDSYFLLNQTTPVSYRNGTYQHIHIYQFPTIKDREKALQDFQQIRDRADMILPYVFAIENVLVFYVPHTSDQPLQDKLEEAFNTLRKENLSVVRINPW, encoded by the coding sequence ATGAAGCGATTTGTTAGTGGATTTATTATTGGAGCCATCTTGTTTGGGTCGATGCAAGTGAGTGGTGCGATTGGAAAAGTTATTGAAGTCTCGTACAGCATTAATGACGTGAAAGTTAATCAGGTTTCCGTACACTCTGCACAAAAGCCGTTTCTTTACAATGGCACTGCATATGTTCCCCTGCGATTTGTCAGTGAGTATTTGGGATACAGCGTGAAGTGGGATGAAGAGAGTAATGTGATTCACATTGACCAAAAAGTAACCGAAGCTCATACTACTGCTGATAAAATTGTTGAAACATTAAAAGCGAATAAGATTTCACTTCTTCCACCAAAATCAAAAGATTCGTATTTTCTCTTAAATCAAACGACACCTGTGAGCTATCGAAATGGTACGTACCAGCACATCCACATTTATCAATTCCCTACGATCAAGGATCGTGAAAAGGCGCTCCAGGATTTCCAGCAGATACGGGACAGAGCTGATATGATTTTGCCCTATGTTTTTGCCATTGAGAATGTGCTTGTTTTTTATGTGCCACACACTTCCGACCAGCCTTTGCAAGACAAGCTGGAAGAGGCATTCAATACATTGCGCAAAGAGAATCTTTCCGTCGTCCGGATCAATCCCTGGTAG
- a CDS encoding carbohydrate ABC transporter permease — protein sequence MRKAVAMREIAAPEPGAIAGAGAKAGMSDLLHTLRPYLYITPALAFFGAFFFFPIAYVIYLSFFDWSLLNLEEIEWVGLANFGEVLRDSDFRQVLGNTIMYTFSTVLLGIGIAFFLALWLNRQAKIFGFIQAAVFSPHIISLVSVAMLWMWLMDPQYGLLNAILEFFGLPAYSWLADTNSALLSLILVSVWKVVGYNTIVFIAGLQSIPKDIYEAASLDRFPWWRTLTRITIPMLSPTIFFLLVINTISSFQVFDTIYIMTQGGPVNSTNMLVFYIYEQGIDFYNGGIASAASVILLGMIGVLTMLHFRLMEKRVHYR from the coding sequence ATGCGAAAAGCGGTGGCCATGCGCGAGATTGCGGCCCCCGAACCGGGGGCGATTGCCGGGGCAGGAGCCAAGGCAGGGATGTCAGATTTGCTGCACACCCTTCGCCCTTATCTGTACATTACACCCGCGCTCGCGTTTTTCGGTGCCTTTTTCTTCTTTCCGATTGCCTATGTCATCTACTTGTCCTTTTTTGATTGGTCCCTGCTAAATCTGGAGGAAATCGAGTGGGTGGGGCTGGCGAACTTCGGGGAGGTTCTCCGGGACAGCGATTTTCGCCAAGTGCTGGGAAACACGATCATGTATACGTTCAGCACCGTACTGCTGGGAATCGGCATCGCCTTTTTCCTCGCTCTCTGGCTCAATCGCCAGGCGAAAATCTTTGGATTTATCCAGGCAGCGGTGTTCAGCCCGCATATTATCTCGCTGGTGTCCGTCGCGATGCTCTGGATGTGGCTGATGGACCCGCAGTACGGCCTGCTCAATGCCATCCTGGAGTTCTTCGGACTGCCTGCCTATAGCTGGCTGGCAGATACCAACAGCGCGCTGCTCTCGCTCATCCTGGTCAGCGTCTGGAAGGTAGTCGGGTACAATACGATCGTGTTTATTGCCGGGCTGCAAAGCATACCTAAAGATATCTACGAAGCGGCTTCGCTGGACCGCTTCCCCTGGTGGCGAACACTGACCCGGATTACGATCCCGATGCTTTCGCCGACGATCTTCTTTTTGCTGGTGATCAATACGATTTCGTCCTTTCAGGTCTTTGACACGATTTACATCATGACACAGGGCGGGCCCGTCAACAGCACCAATATGCTCGTGTTCTACATCTACGAGCAAGGGATCGATTTTTACAACGGCGGCATCGCTTCGGCAGCGTCCGTGATCCTTTTGGGGATGATCGGCGTGCTTACCATGCTGCATTTTCGACTGATGGAAAAACGCGTTCATTATCGCTGA
- a CDS encoding glycerol-3-phosphate responsive antiterminator yields MKQTEFYQRLGRQKMIASVKEAKYLERAAEAEVSAVVLSTGNIGVIKRYVDLFKSRDVPVFLHLERIGGISYDREGVAFVAHYVKPDGIVTTRNTLVKLAKKEGLLTIQRLFLVDSDALRSGLQSVKETQPDAVELMPALLPEFIAEYAQELGQTPIIAGGLIRKREQMELALHYGAAAVSVGSYSLWKECLADVSMPVV; encoded by the coding sequence GTGAAACAAACAGAGTTTTACCAGCGGTTGGGCAGGCAGAAAATGATTGCCTCGGTCAAAGAGGCCAAGTATCTGGAACGAGCCGCGGAAGCAGAGGTGAGTGCGGTGGTTCTCTCTACGGGAAACATCGGGGTGATCAAGCGCTACGTGGACCTGTTCAAGAGTCGCGATGTTCCTGTTTTTCTTCATCTGGAGCGTATTGGCGGGATTAGCTATGACCGGGAAGGGGTGGCTTTCGTCGCCCACTATGTCAAACCGGACGGGATCGTCACCACGCGCAATACACTGGTCAAGCTGGCGAAAAAAGAGGGGCTTCTGACGATTCAACGCCTTTTCCTGGTGGACAGCGACGCGCTCCGTTCCGGCCTGCAGTCTGTCAAGGAAACACAGCCGGATGCGGTGGAGCTGATGCCCGCGCTGCTGCCGGAATTCATCGCGGAGTACGCGCAGGAGCTGGGACAAACCCCGATCATCGCCGGCGGTCTGATCCGCAAGCGGGAACAGATGGAGCTTGCCTTGCACTACGGAGCCGCAGCCGTCTCTGTGGGCAGCTATTCATTATGGAAGGAGTGTCTTGCTGATGTATCCATGCCTGTTGTTTGA
- a CDS encoding BMP family lipoprotein: MKKLLLALTTFAVLAAGCGTGGTATDDKGQAQAGGQDAPKKRIALVLPEKIGVNPFFQQMDDGAKKAAQEFGVDVKTIESTDHGAIEENIRVAVAEKYDLIITSSFEAEDALKKVATENPDRSFAIIDTQVDLPNVRSVMFREQEAAYLVGAAAGLATKTNKVGIVAAMDIPILKKWTGGFQEGLKATNPNAEVQINYVGSFSDPAKAKELALLQASKGADFIYGAAAVGDLGVFEAAKEKGFYTSGQDVDRTNIDPEHIVLSQLKGTDSAVYETVKAFVDGTLQPGVVAYGLKENGVGLTYVTHDSPTPLNPFIGEEIVNKVKAIKDEIVAGTRTVTDPLKQ; encoded by the coding sequence ATGAAAAAGTTATTACTGGCATTGACGACATTTGCTGTGCTGGCAGCCGGATGCGGGACAGGCGGAACCGCCACCGATGACAAAGGACAAGCCCAGGCAGGCGGACAAGATGCTCCGAAAAAACGCATCGCCCTGGTGCTTCCCGAAAAAATTGGCGTCAACCCGTTTTTCCAGCAGATGGATGACGGTGCGAAAAAAGCGGCGCAAGAATTCGGGGTAGACGTCAAGACAATCGAATCCACGGACCACGGAGCCATTGAAGAAAATATCCGAGTGGCTGTGGCGGAAAAATACGACTTGATTATCACCTCTTCCTTTGAAGCAGAAGATGCACTGAAAAAGGTGGCGACTGAAAACCCTGACCGCAGCTTTGCGATCATTGATACACAAGTGGATCTGCCCAATGTCCGGAGCGTCATGTTCCGCGAACAGGAAGCTGCCTATCTGGTAGGAGCAGCAGCAGGACTGGCAACCAAAACGAACAAGGTCGGCATCGTCGCCGCCATGGATATTCCGATCCTGAAAAAATGGACAGGCGGTTTTCAGGAAGGGCTGAAAGCAACCAATCCGAATGCAGAAGTGCAAATCAACTATGTCGGCAGCTTCAGCGACCCGGCAAAAGCGAAAGAATTGGCTCTCCTGCAAGCATCGAAGGGCGCAGACTTCATCTATGGCGCAGCAGCAGTTGGCGATCTCGGTGTGTTTGAAGCTGCCAAAGAAAAAGGCTTTTACACATCCGGTCAGGACGTAGATCGTACCAACATCGATCCGGAGCATATCGTTCTTTCGCAGCTGAAAGGGACTGACTCTGCAGTGTATGAGACAGTGAAGGCTTTTGTGGATGGAACTCTGCAGCCTGGCGTTGTCGCCTATGGATTGAAAGAAAACGGTGTGGGACTGACCTATGTGACGCACGACAGCCCGACTCCGCTGAATCCGTTTATTGGTGAAGAGATCGTGAACAAGGTAAAAGCGATCAAAGATGAGATCGTGGCCGGTACGCGCACAGTAACCGACCCGTTGAAGCAATAA
- a CDS encoding ABC transporter ATP-binding protein: MAQVVLKQVSKAFQNQSVVKGLDLVIPDGSFTVLVGPSGCGKSTTLRMIAGLEEATGGEILIGEQSVNHVPPGKRDVAMVFQNYALYPTMSVYDNIAYGLRNRGYSKKDCQVLVAEIAGVVGLSDYLKRKPSQLSGGQRQRVALARAMVKKPEVFLMDEPLSNLDAKLRNQMRVELTSLHKQLGSTFIYVTHDQVEAMTMGDQIVVMNEGRIMQVAAPMELYQEPENLFVAQFIGSPAMNIVPANDSEGELWGFRPEKATIQHTGVSPVSAAEGMSLQGRIVSREILGSDALYHIETDKGQIVVKTDTESLMNTGVTVHVTVAQSSIYVFDRLTGQRIRRVKTEERRPVQPVLAGGVV, encoded by the coding sequence ATGGCACAGGTGGTATTGAAGCAAGTAAGCAAAGCGTTTCAGAACCAAAGCGTGGTCAAAGGTCTTGACCTGGTCATCCCGGATGGTTCCTTTACCGTACTGGTGGGGCCGTCCGGATGCGGGAAGTCGACGACCCTGCGGATGATTGCCGGGCTGGAAGAGGCGACAGGCGGAGAGATTTTGATCGGAGAGCAGTCTGTCAATCACGTGCCGCCCGGAAAAAGGGATGTGGCTATGGTTTTTCAAAACTACGCCCTGTATCCCACCATGAGCGTCTACGACAACATTGCGTACGGTCTTCGAAACCGCGGTTACTCCAAAAAGGATTGCCAGGTGCTGGTCGCGGAGATCGCCGGGGTGGTGGGTTTGTCCGACTATCTGAAGCGGAAGCCTTCGCAGCTTTCCGGCGGACAGAGGCAGCGCGTAGCACTGGCGCGGGCCATGGTGAAGAAGCCGGAGGTTTTTCTCATGGATGAACCGCTCTCCAATCTGGATGCCAAGCTGCGCAACCAGATGCGGGTGGAGCTGACCAGCCTGCACAAACAGCTGGGAAGCACCTTTATCTACGTCACGCATGATCAGGTGGAAGCGATGACGATGGGCGACCAGATTGTGGTCATGAACGAAGGACGGATCATGCAGGTAGCAGCCCCGATGGAATTATATCAGGAGCCGGAAAACCTGTTCGTCGCTCAGTTTATCGGTTCACCCGCGATGAATATTGTGCCGGCGAATGACAGTGAGGGTGAGCTGTGGGGTTTTCGCCCGGAAAAAGCGACGATTCAGCACACGGGAGTCTCCCCGGTTTCAGCTGCAGAAGGGATGAGCTTGCAGGGAAGGATCGTATCCCGCGAGATTCTTGGTTCGGATGCCCTCTACCATATCGAGACCGACAAAGGGCAAATCGTGGTGAAAACAGATACGGAATCGTTGATGAATACAGGTGTGACTGTGCATGTCACAGTGGCGCAGAGCAGCATCTATGTATTTGATCGCCTCACCGGACAGCGGATCAGGCGTGTAAAAACGGAAGAGCGGCGGCCTGTGCAGCCTGTGCTGGCTGGAGGGGTGGTTTGA
- a CDS encoding HAD-IA family hydrolase, translating to MYPCLLFDLDGTLLDSREAVIDAVAHTAERFAPGRFSRHDLVWRFGESFDDFLAAAAGEEYDRKAVMDTYLSYVRAHHNDHVRLFPRVSEELGRLRDAGFRLGVVTNKQREFAVAGLELAEIAGLFEVVVAVDDVSRGKPSGEPIEKALTLMGMEPEEALMVGDSRYDVLAAVGAGVRSVVLEWYGPQEWNYIAPDYRFADIRSFADEMLAVKAQGGE from the coding sequence ATGTATCCATGCCTGTTGTTTGACCTGGACGGAACCTTGCTGGACAGCAGAGAAGCGGTGATTGACGCGGTGGCGCATACTGCCGAACGATTTGCCCCGGGACGATTTAGCCGGCATGATCTGGTGTGGCGTTTTGGGGAGTCCTTTGATGATTTCCTGGCAGCGGCAGCCGGTGAGGAGTATGACCGCAAAGCAGTGATGGACACCTATCTTTCCTATGTACGCGCCCATCACAACGATCATGTCCGCCTGTTTCCGCGTGTGAGCGAGGAGCTGGGGCGTTTGCGGGATGCCGGTTTCCGACTCGGCGTCGTGACAAACAAACAGCGGGAATTCGCGGTCGCCGGCCTGGAGCTGGCGGAAATTGCCGGGCTGTTTGAGGTTGTTGTCGCAGTGGATGACGTATCGCGCGGCAAACCATCGGGAGAACCGATTGAGAAGGCGCTAACCCTGATGGGGATGGAGCCGGAAGAGGCACTGATGGTGGGAGACAGCCGGTATGACGTCCTCGCTGCGGTGGGTGCGGGAGTCCGATCCGTTGTACTGGAGTGGTACGGTCCCCAGGAGTGGAATTACATTGCGCCGGATTACCGGTTTGCCGATATCCGCAGCTTTGCGGATGAGATGTTGGCCGTCAAGGCGCAGGGAGGGGAATGA
- a CDS encoding ABC transporter ATP-binding protein — translation MTIRLEMRNMTKRYGDFTANDSVSFTLKEGEVHAIVGENGAGKTTLMRMLYGMEQPTSGEIVVNGKAVAFRGPEDAIRQGIGMVHQHFMLFADFTVAENIVIGYEPKHRGLFQRKEAVQAVRSLSERYRIPIDEHAKVSACSVGEQQRVEILKVLYQGADIIVLDEPTAVLTPLEVKELLQTIRHLAESGKSVILITHKLQEVMEVADRITVLRGGRVTGTVSRQETNTDDLARLMVGRDLQQLSERVRLEGRPLLQVKGVTVREKQTLLEDVSFTVHHREIVGIAGVSGNGQSELLEAITGLRSVSAGSIRLGEKETTDLSVAAIREAGLAHIPEDRYLWGTAKLESVEENALMGYQRKPEYNRRGIIQRTAFRRLVEKWVEQFAIKTGSLHLKELAGNLSGGNLQKLIVARELGQKTPLLIAAEPTRGVDIGAMEYIHQALLEKRNAGDGILLVSSELTEILALSDRILVMYKGKIAGELKRSEATEEKLSVLMAGGSIHGSNQAAI, via the coding sequence GTGACGATTCGATTGGAAATGCGGAACATGACCAAGCGGTATGGTGACTTTACCGCGAATGACAGCGTCTCGTTTACGCTGAAAGAAGGAGAAGTCCATGCCATCGTCGGGGAAAACGGGGCAGGAAAAACGACGCTAATGCGCATGCTCTACGGGATGGAGCAACCGACTTCGGGCGAGATCGTGGTGAACGGCAAGGCAGTAGCTTTCCGCGGCCCTGAGGACGCCATTCGGCAGGGGATCGGCATGGTCCACCAGCACTTCATGCTGTTTGCCGACTTTACGGTGGCTGAAAATATCGTGATCGGCTACGAACCAAAGCATAGAGGGCTGTTTCAGCGCAAGGAGGCCGTCCAGGCTGTCCGCTCTTTGAGTGAGCGTTACCGGATTCCGATTGATGAGCATGCGAAGGTATCTGCTTGTTCAGTCGGAGAGCAGCAGCGGGTAGAGATTCTCAAGGTGCTTTACCAGGGGGCCGACATTATTGTGCTGGACGAACCTACAGCCGTGCTGACACCGCTGGAGGTAAAGGAATTGCTGCAAACGATCCGCCATCTGGCCGAAAGCGGCAAAAGCGTCATTCTGATTACGCACAAGCTGCAGGAGGTCATGGAGGTAGCTGACCGGATCACGGTGCTGCGAGGCGGACGTGTAACCGGGACCGTTTCCCGGCAGGAGACCAATACAGATGATCTGGCCCGTCTGATGGTGGGGCGCGACCTTCAGCAGCTAAGCGAACGGGTACGTTTGGAGGGTCGACCGCTTCTGCAGGTAAAGGGCGTGACCGTGCGGGAGAAACAGACGCTGCTGGAAGATGTGTCGTTTACTGTCCACCACAGGGAGATTGTCGGGATTGCCGGGGTTTCGGGCAACGGACAATCCGAGCTGTTGGAGGCGATCACCGGACTGCGCTCCGTGTCAGCTGGCAGCATCCGTTTGGGAGAGAAAGAGACGACTGATCTGTCGGTGGCGGCCATTCGCGAGGCGGGATTGGCGCATATCCCCGAAGACCGGTATCTGTGGGGGACGGCCAAACTGGAGTCGGTAGAAGAAAACGCACTGATGGGGTATCAGCGAAAGCCGGAATACAATCGACGCGGAATCATCCAACGGACTGCGTTTCGCCGTCTGGTGGAGAAGTGGGTGGAGCAGTTTGCGATCAAGACAGGCTCCCTTCACTTGAAGGAGTTGGCCGGCAACCTCTCCGGCGGAAATCTGCAAAAGCTGATCGTCGCCCGGGAGCTGGGACAGAAAACTCCACTTTTGATCGCAGCCGAGCCGACGCGGGGCGTCGACATCGGGGCGATGGAATACATCCATCAGGCGCTTTTGGAGAAGCGAAACGCAGGAGACGGCATCCTCCTGGTTTCGTCAGAATTGACAGAGATTCTGGCGTTGTCGGATCGGATTCTGGTGATGTACAAAGGAAAAATTGCCGGTGAGTTGAAGCGTTCTGAAGCGACCGAAGAGAAACTCAGCGTGTTGATGGCAGGAGGAAGCATTCATGGAAGCAATCAAGCAGCTATCTAA
- a CDS encoding sulfite oxidase-like oxidoreductase, whose product MNKAERIKRMKVPTVDPALAERLPPGQVLTERFPILHEGEVPNYDLETWTLRVFGEVDREVTLRYEELLAMPQSMLTCDIHCVTRWSRFGNRFEGIRFRDFLAAIGVKPRGSYVMLHGDHGYTANLALSDLDRDDILLAHSFEGEPLTEKHGWPLRLIVPHLYFWKSVKWLRGIEFMTENKPGFWEQNGFHLNGDPFLEERFSGEALPIPEDEWEKKEFD is encoded by the coding sequence ATGAACAAAGCAGAGCGAATCAAACGCATGAAGGTGCCGACCGTCGATCCCGCCCTGGCCGAAAGACTGCCGCCAGGACAGGTGCTGACCGAGCGCTTTCCGATTTTGCACGAGGGTGAGGTACCGAACTACGATCTGGAGACGTGGACGCTGCGGGTGTTTGGCGAGGTTGACCGGGAAGTCACCCTGCGCTATGAGGAGCTTCTCGCTATGCCGCAAAGTATGCTTACCTGCGACATTCATTGTGTCACGCGCTGGTCCCGTTTTGGCAACCGCTTTGAGGGCATCCGTTTTCGCGATTTCCTCGCAGCGATTGGCGTAAAACCTCGCGGCTCCTACGTGATGCTGCACGGAGATCACGGGTATACGGCCAATCTGGCACTCTCCGATCTGGATCGGGATGATATCCTGCTGGCGCATTCCTTTGAGGGCGAGCCATTGACAGAAAAGCACGGATGGCCGCTGCGGCTGATCGTCCCTCATCTGTATTTCTGGAAAAGTGTAAAATGGCTGCGAGGCATTGAGTTTATGACGGAAAACAAGCCCGGCTTTTGGGAGCAAAACGGCTTTCACCTAAACGGCGACCCCTTCCTTGAGGAGCGGTTCTCCGGTGAGGCACTGCCGATCCCGGAAGATGAATGGGAGAAAAAGGAGTTTGATTGA
- a CDS encoding nucleoside phosphorylase, which produces MLPNLKIDPKELPERVIVCGDPKRAVRIASLLEEHALVAENREYHSYKGKWNGTEVAVVSHGVGSPGAAVCFEELAKGGVKTIIRVGTAGSYQKEIEPGSLVISSAAVRQDGLTSQLVPPGFPALANRHVVDALAAAAENHNTGLTVAEGITLTLDVFYSGVVEFPHKLYQKAGVLAVEMENSALFVISALRGMRAGSILAIDGYADADLLETYDPHTESTQKAIEAEARIALDAVVAVK; this is translated from the coding sequence ATGCTGCCTAACCTGAAAATTGACCCCAAAGAATTGCCCGAGCGCGTCATCGTTTGCGGTGATCCGAAGCGTGCAGTCCGCATCGCTTCTCTCCTGGAGGAGCATGCTCTGGTCGCGGAAAACCGCGAGTACCACAGCTACAAAGGGAAGTGGAACGGTACCGAGGTGGCGGTGGTCAGTCACGGCGTCGGCTCGCCGGGAGCGGCCGTCTGCTTTGAAGAGCTGGCCAAAGGCGGGGTAAAAACCATTATTCGCGTGGGTACCGCTGGCTCCTATCAAAAGGAGATCGAGCCCGGCAGTCTAGTCATCAGCTCTGCCGCAGTGCGTCAGGATGGATTGACCAGCCAGTTGGTTCCTCCTGGATTCCCGGCATTGGCGAATCGCCATGTCGTCGACGCTTTGGCCGCAGCGGCTGAGAACCACAATACGGGCCTTACTGTAGCAGAAGGAATCACGCTGACGCTGGATGTATTCTACAGCGGCGTGGTAGAATTTCCGCATAAGCTCTACCAAAAGGCGGGTGTGTTGGCCGTCGAGATGGAGAATTCCGCGCTGTTTGTCATCTCTGCTCTGCGCGGCATGCGGGCGGGTTCCATCCTGGCCATCGATGGTTACGCTGATGCCGACCTGCTGGAGACGTATGATCCGCATACGGAATCTACACAAAAGGCGATCGAGGCAGAGGCGCGGATTGCGCTGGATGCAGTTGTGGCTGTGAAGTAA
- a CDS encoding ABC transporter permease translates to MGELLDWSLVSSTIRMVTPILLAALGGALCSRVGVFNVGLEGLILVGAFSAIVGNHFTGSLVLAVLFAAAVTVLFSLLFAYMTIGLRANEIVVGVAINFLALGLTTFALRAVFDVKGAFYDKDMAGLPQLKLPLIGDVPVLGEVLSGHSPLVYLAFLIAILLHLFFTRTVTGFRVLAVGMNHTAARSIGLKVTRLQVLAIAMCGVLCGMAGAQLSLGQVTMFSEGMTAGRGFIALVAMMLGQSHPLGILASSFLFGLMDALSIRLQGFSLPTQFTAMLPYVLTILAMFFLKDKGASSASSSQQSTR, encoded by the coding sequence ATGGGAGAGCTGCTTGATTGGTCCCTCGTTAGTTCCACGATACGGATGGTGACGCCGATTTTGCTCGCTGCGCTGGGCGGCGCGCTCTGCTCGCGAGTCGGTGTCTTCAATGTCGGTCTGGAAGGACTGATTTTGGTAGGCGCGTTTTCGGCGATCGTCGGCAACCATTTTACAGGAAGCCTGGTTCTCGCTGTGCTGTTTGCGGCTGCTGTGACTGTGCTTTTCTCGCTCTTGTTTGCTTACATGACCATTGGCCTGAGAGCCAATGAAATTGTCGTGGGGGTAGCGATCAACTTTTTGGCGCTCGGTCTGACGACGTTTGCGCTGCGCGCCGTCTTTGATGTAAAAGGAGCGTTTTACGATAAGGATATGGCTGGGCTGCCGCAGCTCAAGCTTCCGCTGATCGGTGATGTTCCCGTGCTGGGAGAGGTGTTATCCGGCCACTCGCCGCTTGTCTATCTTGCCTTTCTCATTGCCATTTTGCTTCATCTTTTCTTTACGCGTACGGTGACCGGCTTCCGGGTCTTGGCGGTCGGGATGAACCACACCGCTGCGCGCAGCATTGGCCTCAAGGTGACCCGGCTGCAAGTGCTGGCGATAGCCATGTGCGGAGTGCTGTGCGGAATGGCGGGGGCACAGCTTTCCCTGGGACAGGTCACCATGTTTTCCGAAGGGATGACGGCGGGCCGCGGCTTTATCGCACTGGTGGCGATGATGCTGGGACAGTCTCACCCGCTGGGGATTCTGGCTTCCAGCTTCCTGTTTGGACTGATGGACGCGCTGAGCATCCGTCTGCAAGGCTTTTCTCTGCCGACACAGTTTACCGCGATGCTGCCTTATGTACTGACCATTCTGGCGATGTTCTTCCTGAAGGACAAAGGCGCCTCATCCGCGAGCTCTAGCCAGCAAAGTACGAGATAG